A genomic window from Punica granatum isolate Tunisia-2019 chromosome 2, ASM765513v2, whole genome shotgun sequence includes:
- the LOC116197671 gene encoding GDSL esterase/lipase At1g29660-like isoform X2 — protein sequence MAFDDALRIILSFFLFTKYLQNSVQGEPQVPCYFIFGDSFADSGNNNNLDVDLRANYSPYGVDFPKGPTGRYTNGRTVADIIGKDILKGVNYASGGSGIRDETGKELGDVVSLNEQLGNHFTVLSKISAILNSESASRDYLQKCIYIVIIGTNDYLNNYFSYQNKNDYFGPSFYQTSTMYTPQQYANVLVKQYSKQLKRLRSYGARKVAIFGVGLIGQLPTIVRTFGNNSSMIDAAAQLFSRKLLPLVTSLNKKFTNAKFTYINTTGIVTTSAPLLAHLNTKDSCCKLRSDGSCIEGSTPCLLRTHYAFFDGFHPTEAVNVASAGKAYNKLSPLHASPYDICQLAQLP from the exons ATGGCTTTCGATGATGCGCTGAGaattattctttctttcttcttgttcaCAAAATATCTCCAGAACTCAGTTCAAGGAGAACCCCAAGTTCCTTGTTACTTCATCTTCGGAGACTCGTTTGCCGACAGTGGCAACAACAACAACCTCGACGTTGATTTAAGAGCAAATTACTCTCCTTATGGAGTGGATTTCCCTAAGGGTCCTACCGGACGGTACACCAATGGACGCACTGTTGCAGATATTATAG GAAAAGACATATTAAAAGGAGTGAATTATGCATCAGGCGGGTCCGGGATTCGGGATGAAACCGGGAAGGAATTG GGCGATGTAGTGAGCTTGAATGAGCAGCTAGGGAACCACTTCACCGTATTGTCAAAAATTAGTGCGATTTTGAACAGTGAATCCGCATCCAGAGACTACTTACAAAAGTGCATATACATCGTCATAATAGGAACTAATGACtacttaaataattatttcagCTATCAAAATAAGAATGATTATTTTGGGCCGAGTTTTTATCAGACCAGCACAATGTATACTCCTCAACAGTACGCGAATGTGCTTGTCAAGCAATACTCCAAGCAACTCAAG CGCTTACGTTCATATGGAGCAAGGAAGGTGGCCATTTTTGGGGTAGGGCTGATTGGGCAACTCCCAACAATTGTGAGAACATTTGGCAATAACTCTTCTATGATCGACGCAGCAGCTCAACTATTCAGCCGCAAGCTGCTCCCCCTTGTCACTAGCCTGAATAAAAAATTCACCAATGCCAAGTTCACTTACATAAACACCACCGGGATCGTGACCACGagtgcccctttattag CCCACTTGAATACCAAGGATAGTTGCTGCAAGCTGAGGTCGGATGGCTCCTGCATCGAAGGTAGCACTCCCTGCCTCTTGAGAACACATTATGCTTTCTTTGACGGATTCCATCCTACGGAAGCGGTGAATGTAGCCTCTGCGGGAAAAGCATACAATAAGCTGTCACCCTTACACGCTTCTCCTTATGACATCTGCCAACTTGCGCAGCTCCCTTAA
- the LOC116197671 gene encoding GDSL esterase/lipase At5g45670-like isoform X1 — protein sequence MAFDDALRIILSFFLFTKYLQNSVQGEPQVPCYFIFGDSFADSGNNNNLDVDLRANYSPYGVDFPKGPTGRYTNGRTVADIIGQLLGFIDFIPPFANLTGKDILKGVNYASGGSGIRDETGKELGDVVSLNEQLGNHFTVLSKISAILNSESASRDYLQKCIYIVIIGTNDYLNNYFSYQNKNDYFGPSFYQTSTMYTPQQYANVLVKQYSKQLKRLRSYGARKVAIFGVGLIGQLPTIVRTFGNNSSMIDAAAQLFSRKLLPLVTSLNKKFTNAKFTYINTTGIVTTSAPLLAHLNTKDSCCKLRSDGSCIEGSTPCLLRTHYAFFDGFHPTEAVNVASAGKAYNKLSPLHASPYDICQLAQLP from the exons ATGGCTTTCGATGATGCGCTGAGaattattctttctttcttcttgttcaCAAAATATCTCCAGAACTCAGTTCAAGGAGAACCCCAAGTTCCTTGTTACTTCATCTTCGGAGACTCGTTTGCCGACAGTGGCAACAACAACAACCTCGACGTTGATTTAAGAGCAAATTACTCTCCTTATGGAGTGGATTTCCCTAAGGGTCCTACCGGACGGTACACCAATGGACGCACTGTTGCAGATATTATAG GACAACTTCTGGGTTTTATTGACTTTATTcctccttttgcaaatttaacAGGAAAAGACATATTAAAAGGAGTGAATTATGCATCAGGCGGGTCCGGGATTCGGGATGAAACCGGGAAGGAATTG GGCGATGTAGTGAGCTTGAATGAGCAGCTAGGGAACCACTTCACCGTATTGTCAAAAATTAGTGCGATTTTGAACAGTGAATCCGCATCCAGAGACTACTTACAAAAGTGCATATACATCGTCATAATAGGAACTAATGACtacttaaataattatttcagCTATCAAAATAAGAATGATTATTTTGGGCCGAGTTTTTATCAGACCAGCACAATGTATACTCCTCAACAGTACGCGAATGTGCTTGTCAAGCAATACTCCAAGCAACTCAAG CGCTTACGTTCATATGGAGCAAGGAAGGTGGCCATTTTTGGGGTAGGGCTGATTGGGCAACTCCCAACAATTGTGAGAACATTTGGCAATAACTCTTCTATGATCGACGCAGCAGCTCAACTATTCAGCCGCAAGCTGCTCCCCCTTGTCACTAGCCTGAATAAAAAATTCACCAATGCCAAGTTCACTTACATAAACACCACCGGGATCGTGACCACGagtgcccctttattag CCCACTTGAATACCAAGGATAGTTGCTGCAAGCTGAGGTCGGATGGCTCCTGCATCGAAGGTAGCACTCCCTGCCTCTTGAGAACACATTATGCTTTCTTTGACGGATTCCATCCTACGGAAGCGGTGAATGTAGCCTCTGCGGGAAAAGCATACAATAAGCTGTCACCCTTACACGCTTCTCCTTATGACATCTGCCAACTTGCGCAGCTCCCTTAA